In a genomic window of Gopherus evgoodei ecotype Sinaloan lineage chromosome 14, rGopEvg1_v1.p, whole genome shotgun sequence:
- the SPATA2 gene encoding spermatogenesis-associated protein 2 yields MDSKYKDDLFKKYVQFHESKLNASDNKQRPVNDEYLRVAASALLCLPRIDPFYRFRLIKFYEMIENSLRSLKSSNLRSLHSAFTMLEMIGINLFLYPWKKEFKTIKTYTGPFVYYVKSTLSEEDVRQILNYMGYVQELGTMYKLKELVDIFQVKMVSFELFLAKIECEQLLEIHLQVKDKGYLELDVVNERKNSNEDVRGCSEAMKRRTECKENLNTSMARMVLQKSASERAPKEYFKPKVSKPSKSVDTYDSYWEIKKPPLMTSLSLRKEPILVDTADDIKDEIIRPSPSLLAMSSSPHGCSDEFLPISSHPNGMLRTNVPYNSYISAQEDLDLYTDPDSRSMLNFKRQEVSKPDVWLIRNDANPIYHKRTHLAKETTSLKCQNCGITCGTSICQKCDNLLIYRQEYPAVKQSSYSIKTIPNDGSSPGSALREKSQYALQTQSQERAAQLSSKSKPSGTLRCGFCNRSGASNTCTFCSKVSCDACLNAYYYDPCCRKSELHRFMPNNQLNYKSTQLPHLVYR; encoded by the exons ATGGATTCAAAATATAAAGACGATTTATTTAAGAAGTATGTACAGTTCCATGAATCCAAATTGAATGCTTCTGACAACAAACAGCGCCCTGTTAATGATGAATATCTGCGAGTGGCAGCCTCAGCCTTACTCTGCCTTCCCAGGATTGATCCCTTTTATAGATTCCGGTTGATTAAATTTTATGAGATGATTGAAAATTCACTAAGATCCCTGAAATCCTCAAATTTACGTTCTCTCCATAGTGCATTCACTATGCTGGAGATGATAGGAATTAATCTCTTTCTTTATCCTTGGAAGAAGGAATTCAAAACTATAAAG acCTACACGGGACCTTTTGTTTATTATGTAAAGTCCACACTATCTGAGGAGGATGTAAGACAGATTCTGAACTACATGGGGTATGTCCAAGAACTGGGAACCATGTATAAACTCAAAGAGCTGGTTGATATCTTCCAAGTGAAAATGGTTTCATTTGAACTCTTTTTGGCAAAAATAGAATGTGAACAACTGCTTGAAATTCACTTGCAAGTGAAGGATAAAGGTTATTTGGAGCTTGATGTTGTAAATGAGCGAAAAAATAGCAATGAAGATGTTAGAGGCTGCTCAGAAGCTATGAAACGGCGCACAGAATGCAAAGAAAACTTGAACACTTCTATGGCACGCATGGTTCTTCAGAAATCTGCTAGTGAAAGAGCCCCTAAAGAGTACTTCAAGCCAAAAGTAAGCAAGCCTTCTAAATCCGTGGATACATATGACAGCTATTGGGAAATCAAGAAACCACCATTGATGACTTCGTTGAGTCTAAGAAAAGAACCAATTTTGGTTGATACGGCAGATGACATTAAAGATGAAATAATACGTCCATCACCATCTCTTCTTGCTATGTCAAGCTCTCCACATGGGTGTTCAGATGAATTTCTGCCAATTTCATCCCATCCCAATGGCATGTTAAGAACAAATGTCCCCTACAACTCCTATATTTCTGCTCAAGAAGACTTAGACTTATATACTGATCCTGATTCTAGAAGTATGTTAAATTTTAAAAGACAAGAAGTTAGTAAACCTGATGTATGGCTAATAAGAAATGATGCCAATCCCATTTACCACAAACGTACGCATCTAGCCAAAGAgacaacttccctgaagtgccagaattgTGGCATAACTTGCGGCACTTCTATTTGCCAAAAGTGTGACAATCTGCTCATCTATAGGCAGGAATATCCAGCAGTGAAACAGAGCAGTTATTCAATCAAAACAATTCCAAATGATGGCTCGTCTCCTGGCTCTGCTTTAAGAGAGAAATCTCAGTATGCATTACAGACTCAGAGTCAAGAAAGAGCTGCTCAGCTGAGTTCAAAATCCAAGCCTTCAGGCACCCTGCGCTGTGGCTTCTGTAACCGATCTGGAGCTTCAAACACATGCACGTTCTGTTCCAAAGTCTCATGTGATGCTTGCCTCAATGCTTACTATTATGATCCCTGCTGTAGAAAGAGTGAGCTACACAGATTCATGCCTAACAATCAATTAAACTATAAATCAACCCAGCTGCCCCACCTTGTTTATAGATAG